One genomic window of Candidatus Didemnitutus sp. includes the following:
- the radC gene encoding DNA repair protein RadC, with translation MKQVMLDLGLETTTAVREIACGEQPQQRMDTFGVAALSDTELIALMLQGGAATREIIDCASRLVAEAGSLQGITTWQPVDFERHQGIGRVKARQLAALIEIARRMIRPASTEQPVLNRPELIAHHMMPFVQGLEIEKFWVMCLNRKNRLKKLVEVTSGTATSCLAHPREVFRAAIREGAVAVVCVHNHPSGDPAPSAADVQVTRQLREGAKAVDIEFLDHVIVGRAATDPQGRGYYSFREAGVI, from the coding sequence ATGAAACAAGTCATGTTGGACCTGGGCCTGGAAACGACGACGGCGGTGCGAGAAATCGCCTGCGGTGAGCAGCCACAACAGAGGATGGACACATTCGGGGTCGCTGCCCTCAGCGACACGGAGCTAATCGCCTTGATGCTTCAAGGCGGGGCCGCCACCCGCGAAATCATCGACTGCGCATCACGGCTGGTCGCCGAGGCGGGTTCACTCCAAGGGATCACAACCTGGCAACCGGTGGACTTCGAGCGCCATCAAGGCATCGGCCGGGTGAAGGCGCGACAACTGGCCGCCCTCATCGAGATTGCCCGACGGATGATCCGTCCCGCCTCCACCGAGCAACCGGTATTGAACCGTCCCGAACTGATCGCGCACCACATGATGCCCTTCGTTCAAGGACTGGAGATCGAGAAATTCTGGGTGATGTGCCTGAACCGAAAGAACCGGCTAAAGAAGTTAGTCGAGGTAACCTCTGGCACGGCGACCAGTTGCTTGGCGCACCCGCGTGAGGTGTTCCGCGCGGCGATCAGGGAAGGCGCAGTCGCGGTGGTGTGCGTCCACAATCATCCGTCCGGCGACCCGGCGCCGTCGGCGGCCGACGTTCAGGTGACCCGCCAACTGAGGGAGGGGGCGAAGGCGGTGGATATTGAGTTCCTCGACCACGTCATCGTGGGGCGAGCCGCGACTGATCCGCAGGGACGGGGTTACTATTCGTTCCGGGAGGCTGGCGTAATCTAG